The Argentina anserina chromosome 5, drPotAnse1.1, whole genome shotgun sequence genome includes the window ATATAGTACTGCGTTTTCTAAAACTTTGGGAATGGAAGAATGGTTATTATGTTTTGCAACTTTGCATAATTATTAATTGTTCATTCACTCTAATAATTCActattatttttctatttggtgtttaacaaTGATGATTCTTGTCTTATACTCTTATTGACTATTGAGCATAATTCAGTAATCAATtggaatgttactttgttagaTCAGTTGGTTTATTTGGCTGAAAAAGATTAAGCGGTCTAACTTTTGTGGCAAAAAAATGCAAGTAATATCGagaattgttgttgtttttcctttttcacctattgttgttgaagaacaagcttttttgtttttgtttaaggAGCCCCAAATTTTATCTCGCCTATGGCCCTGAAAATGTTAGGGCCGGTCCTGGTGCGCGGTAAAAACGGTGTTGTTATTAACTGGTTCTGCTTGTTCCGCCATATATAATTCCTATCAGTCGAGCTAtgatttcaaaacaaaaatgaaaccTCAAACGGAAGGGCCCTAGTATGTTTAATGCCTTTGTTTCCTATTCGGCCAATAGAAGAACTTACACAGTATCATTGTATGTTTTACTTTGACTGACAAGAATTAACCTCGTGGACCcttaaaataaatcatcaaaattttTCTTATGTTGGTACTTAATTGGTACTATTTGCTTTTCTCTTATGAAGAGAAAATAGTATTCAAGTAAACAAATGTCGgctaaatattattttagcaTAAGCCGTGTCAATGCAAGCATCTTGGGCAAGCTGTCAATAATGAATGTAAAAAATCTCTGAGAAAGACAAAGGATCAAAAGTAGCAAATTTTTGACAACTGACAATGTAACACCCTAGTTAAAGATAAGTGTACGTTTTGTAGAAACGAATTAGGTTGAAAGGATGAAATCTAGTAGATCTTTCTGCAAGATGGGGAAAACCCCTAATTTGAATTTGTTGAATACGTTGTAGGAAGACACAATGAATAGTAATTTTGATATTGTACATACTACACAAGTTATTATGTACATAAAATTTCCAATTAATTAATTGTCGCATGTAGAAAAACACCTTGACTAATTGGACTAATTACCATCCAATGATATGATATCTCACTTTCGATTCGTTAAGGCAGAATTGGATTGCCAAGCATATTACACCTTTGAGAACCCTGACGCAAACAAAGGAACACTATAGTCCCCACACATGATAGTCCAAAACAGTGCTAGGTTAATCTGGCCAATAACAACACACCCATACTACTACAGTACTACTAAATCCACAGTAAAATCATAAACGGGGTATCcgaaggaaacaaaaaaaaaaggataaatCCGATCCGTACGTAATTTTAATTAAGCACTGATACGATGATGATGGCGAGGGGCTCGGTCGGTAAATAAGCTGGAATGAGGAAAATGTGTGGTTTCGAGCCCATGAATTTTAACCAATAAAACGACTGCCACAGAGGCTCCagccaatagaaactcgacaACGAATTTCAAAACCACTCAGGTTTCGCAAATTCCGCTCATTTGTTTCCACAGAGGTTTTCAACTTTTCTATAAATATGCATTATTGTAATAAATCACAGGTCAGTCACTCACAGAGTCACAGTTACAGCACACCACCTAGAAATATAGAAACCCATTTATATTCTCCAGCTCctcccccctctctctctctctctatttccCATTATCGTGgtgttcttctttttttggtttcCCGGAGAGAAAGATTGAGAGAGATCCCAGTGAGGGTTCTTTGGTTTGAGTCATGGGAAGGGGAAGGGTTCAGTTGAAGCGGATAGAGAACAAGATCAATAGGCAGGTGACTTTCTCAAAGAGAAGGTCTGGGCTGCTCAAGAAGGCGCATGAGATTTCTGTGCTCTGCGATGCTGAGGTCGCTTTGATCGTCTTTTCCACCAAAGGCAAGCTCTTTGAGTACTCCACTGATTCTTGGTATGTAATATCGGACTTCGATCTTCTTATTCTTCGGCGCATTAAGATTTCACTATTGTTATTAAGCAATTATATGCTTGTTCATTTCATTTCTGGCAATCTCATGGTTCATGCACTAGTAGCTGCTGCTGCTAGtagttttttttagttgaattaGTTTTGTGTTTAGTTCGTTTAACCAGTTTCATGCAAGAAAGTTGAATTAACCAGCAGCTAGCTGTTTGAGATTTGGTTGAGTATTGACTAGAGAGTAAAGAGTCAATATTTTTCTGGGTATTTCTGTGAGGGGTACGTATATACGATATGAGTCTGTCCATCGCCATCATGATGTGATCCACCAGAAAACAAAATGAGCTAACGAGCTAGCTGTGCTGTCTTTTCTCTTGCTCTACCATCGAGACTAGCCTGCAGCTAGCAATTACCCAAATCTACTTCTTTGATTATCAGTTAATTACTAGCTCATAAACTTTGTGTCTGTACTAGGATACTTTGGAATAAATGTATATTATTTGCCGCTATTCCATTATTTCTATCTTCTGTCTGTTCTTTGCAATGTACACAGTACTTTAGCACTTAGGTGCAGTGTATGTGGCTTTTATAAGAACTCAAATGACCATCAGAATGCATATACCCTAGCTTGCCCTGTGAGTAACTAATGACTGGGTTATAAGAGAGAAACCACCCCAAAAGGGTTCCTAGCTGGCTAAGAGGGAGGGTATTCATGTAACAAGAAAGAGAAACTGTATATGTATGCTATCGATCTGTATCGTTATATATGAAACCACGAAGAGAAAATGTGCCTGCCTAGTTAGATAAACTGGCAGTTTGAAGTTGGTACATGTCTTTTTAATGCACTTGTAGAGTTGTAGAAGATCTAACAGTAAACTTTTATACAAGATGAACGGTTACGTTGAATGTGGACAAGATGCAAATAATTATTGAAGAAGGTAAATATGCTTTCAAACAATGGTTTGAATCAGTTCCATCCTCGTGGAGGCAATATGACCGCCATAGCAAAATTGCTTTTAGATTGTAGAAGAGCCGCGATGGCTCTTTAACTGTATCTCAACTCTCAAGTACTTGTAACTACCTCTTATTATAATCAATATAATGAATGAAGTAGttatatttgattaaaaaaaatataaaaaagcaTTTGCTCGAGCACTCAATGAGATTGTATATGAGGTATATTATATAGCTAAACTTCTTTGAGGAAAGGAACCTTCGAGATCTTATTTGAGGTATATTATGTAGGTAAACTTCCTTAAGATCATTTTGAGGAAAGGAACCTTCTTAACTGCAGTGTAAACCATTGGAATTCAAGTTAACCAAGAATTTATAATGGAGCATCTCTAAAACTTTAAATTGAGTGTGTTAACCCCGGAAAGTTATAATTGCGTTCAATCCCAGTAGCTAATTCTAGTACATGGATAGACTTATAGATCGACATATCCTTGATCTTGTACTCCTAATTTTGATTGAGGAACTACTTATTTGCCCAACTTGGTCCCTGTTTACTAATGTTGGTCTGGATAACCCTATTGCTTTACGCATAATGGAGTTGAGAGCAAAATCGGGATATAATATACACTGAGAGGTTACTATTGCTTATATGCTTGATAGTATTATAActtaaaagaacaaaaaaactcacatcaatatgaaatatttacctatacttatttcaattttttttaatgtcttGCCTCTCAAGTCACAGCAAAACATTTTGCTTTACTATTGTCGCCTTTTACTAATTTAGCTTGTTGTCAAATAGAGTCGTTGTTTTGGAATCATTTTATGGAGCCTACTACTCCAATGACGTTAGATTATGTTGGTAGGCTCGTTAGAATCCAAGTCCCATCCTTAATTTTTCTCTCCAACCACAAAGCTACAACTTAAATGCTAAAAAACTGTAGCCAACTGGGGCCGAATGAGGTTTCATCAGATTCACTTCAAGCCATTTTCATGTTATATTAACACATTTGTTAGTTATGCAACAAACAGAAGGGTGTGTCAAGTTTGGCTGGAGGTTATCTGAAACCACAAATTCACATCAAGCCATTTCCATATTAACTCATGAGTTCTCactgatttttattattttattgatAGCATGGAAAGAATCCTTGAGAGATATGAAAGATATTCGTACGCAGAGAGGCAGCTTCTTGGAAACAATCATGATCAGGATCAAGATATCGATCAATCAAATGTATGCCATACACATTCTCCTAATTATAACCTGAAAGGAAATGTTGTTTTGCTAATATGTTTTGTGttctagaattttttttattccatAACTTTATTGTATAGGGAAACTGGATTCTAGAACATGCAAAGCTCAAAGCGAGGGTGGAGGTTTTACATAGAAATCAAAGGTAAGCACCACCTTGTTACATTTGTAAGTATATTACGTGTTCGTGAGTTTAATTatgaaacaaaatattatGTTCTTGCATGTTCTAATATGCAGTCATCTTCTGGGGGAAGACCTCCAATCTTTGAGTATGAAAGAGCTTCAAAATTTGGAGCAGCAACTTGATTATGCTTTGAAGCACATAAGGTCTAGAAAGGTACAATATCAATGGATATGACTCCAAGTTTTGGATACTttttgtatatgtatatacagGGCCCTTCTAGTGAGGGATCCCTTTTTAGGTTTAAAAAAGGGATAAGCCACTTGACCAATTTCTCAATTATATtctcacatctccaccgttgaACTTCTAAAGTCTAATGTATAGATCACCTATGTAAAATTTTAGCAAAAATTGAGGTGTTTAAAGCATTTAAAACTGaaatttaaacttataaacatgaacggttctaGTTTGACAGATTTGGTGCGTCCATTGTTTTCaccaagtttgataccttaacgatcattattttagctgaaattttatagaagtGATCTACACCTTAGATGTgaaaaatgtaataaaaagTTAGTGAATGAGCTATCTTTAAAATACTAAAAAAATATCTATTAGTGGAAGAGtcttatacatacatatatacgtatatacatacatacatacacacATACATtctatatatcatatacatcgtgtttgtgtgtgtgtatatatatataaggtttcattttcttcatttaagGAAGAAATTAATTGGattatgattttttgtttgatcACATACAGAACCAACTTATGTACGAATCCATTTCGGTGCTCCGGAAAAAGGTAGAAGAATACATTTAATTTCTGTATGTGGTATTGAAATATGCACATGTATAATTTGGATGTATGGTGTATGGGATTTGTCTTCCATGACAGGATAAGGCGTTGCAGGAGCAAAATAATTTGTTGACAAAGAAGGTATACGTGAATAGTCAATGTGAAACTAAAAAACCTGAGGTTCTTAGTTTAATTCCATTCTAATATTCTACCTTAGCCACAATTGAGCCATATGTATGATCTATAGgtcaaggagaaggagaaagcAGCAGTCAGCAGTGTCACACAGTCACAGGGGCAGGCGCAAACACAATGGGAGCAGATGCAGAGGCACAGCTTGAACTCCTCCAGCAGTACCCTTCCACCTCAGGCATCGCAGTCCTTAAATTTCGGGTAATTGCTTTACTGAAATTGGTTTTACTTCGATCTTTCTGCTTGGATCAGTCCTGTCAAGTTTATGGATATGAAAGTTGTAAAATACCAAGTTCAATTTAGTTAACAAGTTTATATATACGGACTTTGAATTGATAATTATTAATTGCATGCAGAGGCACCTCTGGAGACCATGATCAGGATGAAGAAACCCCATCTCCACCTCAGCATCAAGCCGCCGCTGCCAACAGTAACGCGATCCTGCCATCTTGGATGCTCCGCCACCTTAATGAATAGATGATCTACAATAGCGAGTTAATTAAGCAAAGTATTGATAAATTGATTTGTCtatagtctatatatatacactggCCAACTGCTAGCTCAAATATAGTGTCTGGTGTAAGCTTATTGAAAAAAATTTAGTCCAAAAGGGAAAAGAGGTACGGTTTTACATCCATATATAAGCATCTGAATTTAATAATGAGAGCTGTTCTTTAATTAACTTGTGATATATTTAAGAACGTACTTAAGCAGCAGTGCAGCACTACATCAGGTTCTCTGTTGATAATTAAATTCAGTTCTGTTCTGTATCATTTATTATTGGCTTGGGGTTTAAGCCAGAGAACATTGCATATGATTTGCCGCTTCGTGCTCACTGTACTAATCTTGTTTACTTGCAATTttctttgatatatatatatatatatatatatatatatttatatagaaATTTTCTCAAATAAAAGGTAGGTCTGCACTAAtagttttggtgcggatttctatttttaaatcAATTTCGGTCGAATTTCCTCATTTCCACCGTTTAGtatttagataatattgtgtagattatTTCTGCAAAATGTCAGTCAATTTAGTGATTGTTAAGGTccttaaaattgaaaaataaatggatAGATTGAATTCTTttaaacatgaaccgttcatggttttaacagaaaaacgtaattttgagggccttagcgatcaccaaattgtctgaaattttacaaagaTGATCTACATAATATTATCTAAATACTAAACggtaaaaatgagaaaatttgatcgaaaagttgagcaaaaatggaaatttgCACCACTATTTTAGTGCGGATCTCTGCAGTCAAAAACGGCAATATATATAACCACCTTCCAAGCTCTGGATGCCATGGGCCAACTAGCTATCTATCTTCATCTCGACCAAATTGTTGCTGGAAAGCAATTAAGTTGGGCTCatcaaaccctaaccctacaAAGTTGAACTTTCAAATTTCTGAATGAAGCTATAGGACTAAATTAAGATGCCTCAACAATACTGTAATTCTTCTTTTAGATCTGTTTGTAATTGATACCGATCAAGTCAACCAAATAAAGcgttataaacatatatatctcatatatATTTCCAAGTCAACCAAATATCACGGCAAAGCAATTAAATCATATAACGCCCGAAAtcacataaataaatatttatgcATGCATATACTTAAAATAACGTCCACTCGTAGCCAGAAACCTAGCATCAAAATTAAATACTTTCAAACGTAAACCGATatctaatctaaaataattgtagttgcacccaaaccttgtttggactgcctacgtaccctttacaagggatcaagccattcgtaGTTCACCCTAGTAAGCTAAACACCCTTATGGCCTAGGAAATAAACCGAGAATCATATTCTCGACCAAGTCAACCACCAACACATCTAGTAAACCCGATTAACTAATCCTCACTTCCTAGGACGAAAACAAGATCAATCCAACGGGTGGATTTTCACGATCTACAAACCGATAACGCGTATTTTCAATATATCATAACGATCCTTAACTTCATCGACTCAATCTCACAAGGTACTCACAAATTCCCTACACCGAGAGGGTTATTTTAAGCCCTACACTCGGCTGGATTCAGGCGCCACGCGCCGCCGGAACAGTGGCGGCGGCGCCGCTACCGGCGGCCTCCGATCAACcccaaatttcatcaacacaatctacacaacatttctaacaactttctagttcactacTAAGGCCAATTCAAAGTCTAAACATATCAATCGAAAGCAAATAGAAAAGCCCCAAATCATGAACCCTAGAATTTCAAATCGTCGATTCTCATACCTCTGTGCGAATTGGTTCGATTCCTTTTGGGGGTTTGCTATACGGCTCCTTGCGCTTCTTTTGGGACCAATTTCACggcctatggtggccggaggagagAGTTCCGGTGAAAAGAGGAATAGGACAGCCAGAGCTTCCCGGCGTCGTAGCTCCCGAACGGCGGAGCTAGGGGTGGCACCACCTACCTCAATCGATCGGCGACCCTCAAAGCTTCAAGAGGAGACCTGTGCGTGGCCCACTTCGGCCGGACGACGGAGAATGGCGGCGAGACAGTGGCGGGGTCGGGGTCGGGCTCGGCTCGGCTGCGAtccagaatttttttttcttttcctccccCTCCAAAATGGCAACtttccaaatatatatataatctcccccgtgaacagtaactttccGAAATTGGCGTTTCTCCAACGAACACTTTTTTCGAGAATATCCAAACTCTAAGATACTAAAATCAGATCTCGATTAAGAACGTACTAAAAATGCGGACGATATTACTATTTTGCGAAAATAAAAGATTCGGGTTGTAACAGTGATGATTGAGGATTTTGAGAATTTATCGAACCATAGAGTCAAATTTAGTTAGTTTATacttttgtattgtatttgagcgGTAAGACTCATTACATAGAtgtatattttatttataatcaatAAAATTTTCTTATACCGTCGAGATTTTtcattataatatttttactTATTTAATTAACAAATTCAAGTCCCCCATGCTCCAATTTCTGGATCCGCCCCTGGTTGAAAGATAAGTTTTCCCTTGCAACAAGTTCATTTTCTCATAAGAAGTTGACTTCTACACACAGAGACA containing:
- the LOC126793512 gene encoding truncated transcription factor CAULIFLOWER A, with amino-acid sequence MGRGRVQLKRIENKINRQVTFSKRRSGLLKKAHEISVLCDAEVALIVFSTKGKLFEYSTDSCMERILERYERYSYAERQLLGNNHDQDQDIDQSNGNWILEHAKLKARVEVLHRNQSHLLGEDLQSLSMKELQNLEQQLDYALKHIRSRKNQLMYESISVLRKKDKALQEQNNLLTKKVKEKEKAAVSSVTQSQGQAQTQWEQMQRHSLNSSSSTLPPQASQSLNFGGTSGDHDQDEETPSPPQHQAAAANSNAILPSWMLRHLNE